In one window of Paludisphaera rhizosphaerae DNA:
- a CDS encoding serine/threonine-protein kinase, which translates to MSERSPEETHGPSPSEVQRMAEACARFEEAWRRGDRPDLEESLADAGPQADQLLERLLSLELTFRADAGEEPKPEEYISRFPASRGLVEAAFAELSTAGGASRKAPLRGVNSRNLLVGILALQNGFIDHASLIAAIQAWAVDKSRRLGEILLRAGKLDARQLELLEALAEEHRRRFGDDVHKSLAAFGSLAPVIRAVEGMGDPDVEASLTTPPTTGDTDATTAHDAPDAEAGENPAGGGGARGRSWSSSRFRILRFHDAGMLGRIFIALDQELNRNVALKEIQEKHAYHPVSRDQFVLEGMVTGALEHPGIVPVYSLGTHEDGTPFYAMRFIQGPSLREKLKQLHGATDAAPPPPGEPPVTLPRLLRHFVSACQAMAYAHSRGVLHRDLKPDHILLGPFGETLVVDWGLAMPIPRKEGESAVVGDSIHLPPGGYDSTLAQDGVVVGTVAYMSPEQAGGFISRMDQTSDVYALGAILYAILTGKAPFTGGDFATMLGRVRRGDFARPREINRDVPTALEAVCLKAMGHNPGDRYPTAADLAQDVERWLDDEPTMAFLEPLPIRAGRWLRRHQTTAAAAAVALISTLVGLAALNVQTARANAAIRSERDLAAVARDQAVAARREVEENYAKSLDLTERFLERIAAEDLLLIPAAIPLREDTAGMAAGFLDSISKWKPADPEVRFQTARNYRELANIRRIQGKLDEQSYDRAVALLREAAVIRPDVPRYRDFLAETLLDLGGAHRIRNDPDRAAPFLAEAAKLSEALRLEYPKEPRYQRTEARVSNSLANNHLGVGSFKEAAEAAEHAVGLMKPLADSENPGRTDRLEVVLFQDTLGEALLELREFARAAAELGEVVRRADDEVQKNPTDKLKTVFRQQRSNARTKLARSLAGAGGQAEQAKKAVDGAVGELSELSRISPKNTNYRRALIEALLARAELQAAAGALPEARSDLTRADEEAQELIKADAKNSAFSALKGRALGKLALLDVRQSNVKAARPRLEEALVHLRSARDVNPRNARTQRSLEEFEVALSGLPAAGD; encoded by the coding sequence ATGAGCGAGCGATCACCCGAGGAGACCCACGGGCCTTCGCCCTCCGAGGTCCAGCGCATGGCCGAGGCCTGCGCGCGCTTTGAAGAGGCATGGCGGCGAGGCGATCGGCCCGATTTGGAAGAGAGCCTGGCGGACGCGGGGCCGCAAGCGGACCAACTGCTGGAACGGCTGCTGTCGCTGGAGTTGACCTTTCGCGCCGATGCCGGCGAGGAGCCGAAGCCGGAAGAATACATCTCTCGATTCCCGGCTTCTCGCGGCCTCGTGGAAGCGGCCTTCGCCGAGCTTTCGACGGCGGGCGGGGCGAGTCGCAAGGCCCCTCTGAGGGGTGTGAATTCCCGCAACCTGCTGGTCGGTATTCTTGCGCTTCAGAACGGGTTCATCGACCACGCGTCTCTCATCGCGGCGATCCAGGCGTGGGCGGTGGACAAGTCGCGGCGGCTCGGCGAGATCCTCCTGCGCGCCGGCAAACTGGACGCCAGGCAACTCGAACTGCTGGAGGCTCTAGCCGAGGAGCATCGCCGGCGGTTTGGCGACGACGTCCACAAGAGCCTCGCCGCCTTCGGCTCGCTCGCCCCGGTGATTCGAGCCGTCGAGGGGATGGGCGACCCCGACGTCGAGGCGAGTCTCACCACGCCGCCGACGACCGGCGACACAGATGCCACCACGGCCCACGATGCACCCGATGCCGAGGCCGGCGAGAATCCAGCCGGAGGCGGTGGAGCACGCGGCAGATCCTGGTCGTCCTCGCGGTTCCGAATTCTCCGCTTCCACGACGCCGGGATGCTCGGTCGGATTTTCATCGCTCTGGACCAGGAGTTGAACCGCAACGTCGCCCTGAAGGAGATCCAGGAAAAGCACGCTTACCATCCAGTCAGCCGAGACCAGTTCGTGCTAGAGGGGATGGTCACCGGCGCCCTGGAGCACCCGGGCATCGTGCCGGTCTACAGCCTCGGTACGCATGAGGACGGCACCCCGTTCTACGCGATGCGGTTCATCCAGGGGCCCAGTCTGCGCGAAAAGCTGAAGCAACTCCACGGCGCGACCGACGCTGCACCGCCGCCGCCCGGTGAGCCGCCCGTCACGCTCCCCAGGCTGCTCCGGCATTTCGTGAGCGCCTGCCAGGCGATGGCCTACGCTCACAGTCGGGGGGTGCTGCATCGCGACCTGAAGCCGGACCACATCCTCCTGGGTCCGTTCGGCGAGACCCTCGTCGTTGACTGGGGGCTGGCCATGCCGATCCCCCGGAAGGAGGGCGAATCGGCCGTCGTCGGCGACTCGATTCATCTGCCGCCAGGCGGATACGACTCGACCCTGGCGCAGGATGGCGTCGTCGTCGGAACGGTCGCCTACATGAGCCCGGAACAGGCGGGCGGCTTCATCAGTCGGATGGATCAGACCAGCGACGTCTACGCGCTGGGGGCCATTCTCTACGCGATCCTGACAGGGAAGGCTCCGTTCACCGGCGGAGACTTCGCCACCATGCTCGGCCGCGTCCGAAGGGGCGACTTCGCCCGGCCTCGCGAGATCAACCGCGACGTCCCTACCGCGCTGGAAGCCGTCTGCCTGAAGGCCATGGGCCATAATCCCGGAGATCGTTACCCCACGGCCGCCGACCTGGCGCAGGACGTCGAGCGATGGCTCGACGACGAGCCCACGATGGCGTTTCTCGAACCGCTTCCGATACGCGCCGGCCGCTGGCTCCGCCGGCATCAAACCACGGCTGCGGCGGCGGCCGTTGCGCTGATTTCCACGCTCGTCGGGCTCGCCGCGTTGAACGTCCAGACGGCTCGGGCCAATGCGGCGATCCGCAGCGAACGCGATCTGGCCGCCGTCGCGCGAGACCAAGCTGTGGCGGCTCGACGAGAAGTGGAGGAGAACTACGCGAAATCGCTGGATCTGACCGAACGCTTCCTCGAACGGATTGCGGCCGAGGATCTCCTCCTCATCCCGGCAGCGATCCCCCTGCGCGAGGACACGGCTGGGATGGCGGCCGGTTTTCTGGATTCGATCTCGAAGTGGAAACCGGCTGACCCAGAGGTCCGCTTCCAGACCGCGAGAAACTATCGAGAACTGGCCAATATCCGGAGGATTCAGGGGAAGCTGGACGAACAATCTTACGACCGGGCCGTTGCACTCCTCCGCGAAGCAGCGGTGATCCGGCCCGACGTTCCGAGGTACCGTGACTTCCTGGCGGAGACTCTGCTGGATCTGGGTGGGGCCCACCGCATCCGGAACGACCCCGATCGGGCCGCTCCGTTTCTCGCCGAGGCCGCGAAACTGAGCGAGGCGCTCCGCTTGGAATACCCCAAGGAGCCCAGGTACCAACGGACCGAGGCGAGGGTCTCCAACTCGTTGGCGAACAATCACCTCGGCGTCGGGAGCTTCAAGGAGGCTGCGGAAGCGGCCGAGCACGCTGTCGGTCTCATGAAACCACTGGCCGATTCCGAGAATCCGGGGAGGACCGACAGGCTTGAGGTGGTCTTGTTTCAGGATACCCTGGGCGAAGCGCTCCTGGAGTTGCGGGAATTCGCTCGGGCCGCCGCTGAACTCGGCGAGGTCGTCCGTCGGGCCGACGACGAAGTGCAGAAGAACCCGACCGACAAGCTCAAAACCGTCTTCCGGCAGCAACGTTCGAACGCGCGGACGAAGCTCGCGCGTTCGCTCGCCGGGGCGGGCGGGCAGGCCGAGCAGGCGAAGAAGGCCGTTGATGGGGCGGTCGGCGAACTGAGTGAGCTGTCGCGAATCAGCCCCAAGAACACGAACTACCGCAGGGCCCTCATCGAGGCCTTGCTCGCCCGCGCCGAATTGCAGGCCGCTGCGGGGGCCCTGCCGGAAGCTCGCAGCGACCTTACGCGCGCCGACGAGGAGGCTCAGGAGTTGATCAAGGCCGACGCGAAGAATTCGGCCTTCTCCGCGTTGAAAGGGCGGGCCCTCGGCAAGCTCGCTCTTCTGGACGTTCGCCAGTCGAACGTGAAGGCGGCGCGGCCCCGGCTGGAGGAGGCCCTCGTTCATCTCCGCTCAGCCCGAGATGTGAATCCCCGTAACGCGCGGACGCAGAGAAGCCTCGAAGAATTCGAGGTCGCATTGAGCGGCCTGCCGGCGGCCGGCGACTGA
- the ligA gene encoding NAD-dependent DNA ligase LigA, whose translation MATDDVKREAESLRAEIERHNRLYYQEAAPEISDRDYDRLMQRLTEIEAEHPELATPDSPTQRVGGEPLSQFATVVHAVPMLSIDNTYNYDEVREWDARVRRGLNAGETVRYVVELKVDGVAVSVRYEDGKFVLGSTRGDGERGDDISANLRTVRDLPLKLHGKAPEVLEVRGEVYMTNAELARLNELRKEAGDKPFENPRNSTAGSLKLLDSRLCARRRLKFIGHGLGEVRGLDETSFYDVFQKLKALGIPVSPHVVRCDSIDEVIEHAKEWETRRNTLDFQTDGLVVKVDDLGQRNRLGSRSKSPRWVIAFKYEAEQAITKITQITVQVGKTGKLTPVAELEPVRLAGTTVKRATLHNADEIRRKDVREGDTVVVQKAGEIIPQVVRVETEARTGNEVEFVFPDRCPSCEAPVVRDPGEVDYRCSNRPSACSQQFERRLRQYAHRDSLDIEGLGDKLVDQLVKTNLVRSLPDLYRLDAATLAGLERMGEKSAENLLAGVEQSKRKTLDRFINGLAIRHVGVRMSEVLATRFRTLAELRNASLADLEAVPEVGAVVAASVHEFLQEPDHQRLLDELTELGVDPQPYTPVSSTAANLPFLGKTFVLTGTLPKRSRAEAETLIKSLGGKVTGSVSKSTGYVLAGADPGSKLDKAHALGVAVLDEAEFERMAGVENS comes from the coding sequence ATGGCGACGGACGACGTGAAGCGCGAGGCCGAGTCCCTCCGCGCCGAGATCGAGCGGCACAACCGGCTCTACTATCAGGAAGCCGCCCCCGAGATCAGCGACCGCGACTACGATCGGCTGATGCAGCGGCTGACCGAGATCGAGGCCGAGCATCCGGAACTCGCCACACCCGACAGCCCCACCCAGCGCGTCGGCGGCGAGCCGCTATCCCAGTTCGCGACGGTCGTCCACGCCGTCCCGATGCTCTCGATCGACAACACCTACAACTACGACGAGGTTCGCGAGTGGGACGCACGCGTCCGTCGCGGCCTCAACGCAGGAGAGACGGTCCGCTACGTCGTCGAGTTGAAGGTCGATGGCGTGGCCGTTTCCGTCCGCTATGAAGACGGGAAGTTCGTGCTAGGGTCGACCCGCGGCGACGGCGAGCGCGGCGACGACATCTCGGCCAATCTGCGGACCGTCCGCGACCTCCCCCTGAAGCTGCACGGGAAGGCCCCCGAGGTCTTGGAAGTCCGCGGCGAGGTCTACATGACCAACGCCGAGCTGGCACGCCTGAACGAGCTGCGCAAGGAGGCCGGCGACAAGCCTTTCGAGAACCCGCGAAACTCCACGGCCGGCTCGCTCAAGCTGCTGGATTCCCGCCTCTGCGCCCGCCGCCGACTCAAGTTCATCGGCCACGGCCTGGGCGAGGTCCGAGGGCTCGACGAGACGTCCTTCTACGACGTATTCCAGAAGCTGAAAGCCCTGGGAATCCCGGTCAGCCCGCACGTCGTCCGCTGCGATTCGATCGACGAGGTCATCGAGCACGCCAAGGAGTGGGAGACGCGGCGGAACACGCTCGACTTCCAGACCGACGGCCTGGTGGTGAAGGTGGACGACCTCGGCCAGCGCAACCGGCTGGGATCGCGGAGCAAGTCGCCGCGGTGGGTGATCGCGTTCAAATACGAGGCCGAGCAGGCGATCACGAAGATCACCCAGATCACCGTGCAGGTCGGCAAGACCGGAAAGCTCACGCCGGTCGCCGAGCTGGAACCCGTCCGCCTGGCCGGCACGACCGTCAAGCGCGCCACGCTCCACAACGCGGATGAGATCCGCCGCAAGGACGTCCGCGAAGGGGACACGGTCGTCGTCCAGAAGGCCGGCGAGATCATCCCCCAGGTCGTCCGCGTCGAGACCGAGGCACGCACCGGCAACGAAGTCGAATTCGTCTTCCCCGACCGCTGCCCGAGTTGCGAGGCCCCCGTCGTCCGCGACCCCGGCGAGGTCGACTACCGCTGCTCGAACCGGCCCTCGGCCTGCTCCCAGCAGTTCGAGCGGAGGCTGCGGCAGTACGCCCACCGCGACTCGCTGGACATCGAGGGCCTCGGCGACAAGCTCGTCGATCAACTGGTGAAGACCAACCTCGTCCGGAGCCTCCCCGACCTCTACCGGCTGGACGCGGCGACGCTCGCCGGACTGGAGCGCATGGGGGAGAAGTCGGCTGAGAACTTGTTGGCGGGCGTCGAGCAGAGCAAGCGCAAGACGCTCGACCGCTTCATCAACGGTCTGGCGATCCGCCACGTCGGCGTGCGGATGTCCGAAGTCCTGGCCACGCGTTTCCGGACGCTCGCCGAGCTGCGCAACGCGTCCCTCGCCGATCTGGAAGCCGTCCCCGAGGTCGGCGCCGTCGTCGCGGCGAGCGTTCACGAGTTCCTCCAGGAACCCGACCACCAGCGCCTGCTCGACGAGTTGACCGAACTCGGCGTCGACCCGCAGCCCTACACCCCGGTTTCATCAACGGCCGCCAATCTCCCGTTCCTGGGCAAGACGTTCGTCCTGACCGGAACGCTTCCGAAACGCTCGCGCGCGGAGGCCGAGACGCTCATCAAGAGCCTGGGCGGCAAGGTGACCGGCTCCGTCTCCAAATCGACCGGCTACGTCCTGGCCGGCGCCGATCCCGGCAGCAAGCTCGACAAGGCCCACGCCCTGGGCGTCGCCGTACTCGACGAGGCTGAGTTCGAGCGGATGGCTGGAGTTGAGAATTCGTGA
- the ptsP gene encoding phosphoenolpyruvate--protein phosphotransferase, translated as MLKGIGVSPGVVVGVAYRVESVLGAGEPQSLESAAMVPGEIARFDRAVEETTVELETFVQRIALELGTPAADIFKTHLQMVNDPEMTARVHAAIEKKRLTALSALQSVMNAYAAQFARIDQDYFRERVTDVRDVMTRIGSHLTRKPGPAENGNGATESHAGEEPVILVAHEILPSQAMSLGNLAIAGIVTETGGSTSHAAILARSRGIPAVSGVDGIMNDVVAGDLMVVDGREGHVIVRPDREATSAYRKVQREFFLLKDRLVANRDQPAVSCDGTHVEVLANINNLADAQAADSVGAAGVGLFRTEYLFLTHHDVPGEEEQYEYYRQIVLSSPNKTTTIRTLDLGGDKTVPYLGRRNEPNPFMGWRSVRIFFENPKLLVTQIRAILRAGRHGKVSMLFPMITTVEELRRLNTMVKEAKSNLRREGVPFADDVKTGVMVEVPAAAVCIDALLRETDFISIGSNDLIQYLVAADRDNPKVAHLCEPLSPSIFRIINMVLEACQRTGTPVTVCGEMAGQPRAALVLFGMGLRRFSMSPAFVPQIKALIASVTTAQAERFAHHVLQLSTSDEIRAYLSERLHEVSAELEAIDFA; from the coding sequence ATGCTCAAAGGCATCGGTGTCAGTCCTGGCGTGGTGGTGGGCGTCGCCTACCGGGTGGAGTCGGTGCTCGGCGCTGGGGAGCCTCAGTCGCTCGAGAGCGCGGCCATGGTCCCCGGCGAGATCGCCCGGTTCGACCGCGCGGTCGAGGAGACCACGGTCGAGCTGGAGACGTTCGTCCAGCGGATCGCCCTGGAACTGGGGACGCCCGCGGCCGACATCTTCAAGACCCACCTCCAGATGGTCAACGACCCGGAGATGACCGCGCGGGTCCATGCGGCGATTGAGAAGAAGCGGCTGACGGCGCTCTCGGCCTTGCAGTCGGTGATGAACGCCTACGCGGCGCAGTTCGCCCGGATCGATCAGGACTACTTCCGCGAGCGCGTCACCGACGTTCGCGACGTGATGACCCGGATCGGCTCACACCTGACGCGCAAGCCCGGCCCGGCCGAAAACGGCAACGGCGCAACCGAGTCGCATGCCGGCGAGGAGCCGGTGATCCTGGTGGCTCATGAGATCCTCCCCAGCCAGGCGATGAGCCTGGGGAACCTGGCGATCGCCGGGATCGTCACCGAGACCGGCGGCTCGACGAGCCACGCCGCGATCCTCGCCCGCAGCCGAGGCATCCCCGCCGTCTCAGGCGTCGACGGGATCATGAACGACGTCGTCGCCGGTGACCTCATGGTCGTCGACGGTCGCGAGGGCCACGTGATCGTTCGCCCCGACCGCGAGGCCACTTCCGCCTACCGCAAGGTCCAGCGCGAGTTCTTCCTGCTGAAGGATCGGCTGGTCGCCAATCGCGATCAGCCCGCCGTGAGTTGCGACGGCACCCACGTCGAAGTCCTGGCCAACATCAACAACCTCGCCGACGCGCAGGCCGCCGATTCCGTCGGCGCCGCCGGCGTGGGCCTCTTTCGGACCGAGTATCTCTTCCTCACTCACCACGACGTTCCCGGTGAGGAAGAACAGTACGAGTACTACCGTCAGATCGTCCTCAGCTCCCCCAACAAGACGACCACGATCCGCACCCTCGACCTCGGCGGCGACAAGACGGTCCCCTACCTGGGACGCCGCAACGAGCCGAACCCGTTCATGGGCTGGCGCTCGGTCCGGATCTTCTTCGAGAACCCCAAGCTCCTGGTGACCCAGATCCGCGCCATCCTCCGCGCAGGAAGGCACGGCAAGGTCTCCATGCTCTTTCCGATGATCACGACCGTGGAGGAGCTGCGTCGGCTCAACACGATGGTCAAGGAGGCCAAGAGCAACCTCAGGCGCGAGGGGGTCCCGTTCGCCGACGACGTCAAGACGGGCGTCATGGTCGAGGTCCCCGCAGCCGCCGTCTGCATCGACGCGCTCCTGCGCGAGACCGACTTCATCTCGATCGGCTCCAACGACCTCATCCAGTACCTGGTCGCCGCCGATCGCGACAATCCCAAGGTCGCCCACCTCTGCGAGCCCCTCAGCCCGTCGATCTTCCGGATTATCAACATGGTCCTGGAGGCCTGCCAGCGCACGGGGACGCCGGTCACGGTCTGCGGCGAGATGGCCGGCCAGCCCAGGGCGGCGCTGGTCCTCTTCGGCATGGGCCTGCGGCGGTTCAGCATGAGCCCCGCCTTCGTCCCCCAGATCAAGGCGCTGATCGCCTCCGTGACGACCGCTCAGGCCGAACGGTTCGCCCACCACGTCCTTCAGCTCTCCACGAGCGACGAGATCCGGGCCTACCTCTCCGAGCGGCTGCACGAGGTTTCCGCCGAGCTGGAAGCCATCGACTTCGCCTGA
- a CDS encoding HEAT repeat domain-containing protein, with protein MGRGMLGLGVGLSLALSAAVAATRADLIALKGGGQVQGKVVPDPDDKKGERIFVVLPRGKTPLTLRKDQILDVLAQPSPLDGYAERRAKLAPSAQADYDLGVWCQSHELPDLAEVHFEAALKRDPDFADAHRKLGHVEHDGKWLTADEQRRAAGMVLHKGKWVLAEEKAKDDEQAQNSAGFASWVRRIKVLVQGTQSESPDRRRDSIDQLMQLRDPEAVGPLVKVLGEQDQDLRTMLAQVLGEIPGDAAARSLVDMILRDPDDAVRNVVVDRLRKREEAIVPSRLVKALKSSDVSVINRAAWALGRLDVFSSVPRLLEVLVTTEERVVLIPSSRPAYPGYGQPPLIAYNGSSAAYMTGPVVGPGAVAYGAFVVPNVIGFDPLNGGAPISVGDGMTSGGVFGAGVGADRGPQPGIVYITSQNVEVRTALNKLTGQDFEYDVAAWRAWISRFFNPRPDPIRRAPQP; from the coding sequence GTGGGTCGCGGAATGCTGGGGCTGGGCGTCGGTCTGTCGCTCGCACTCTCGGCTGCCGTCGCCGCGACGCGGGCCGATCTGATCGCGCTGAAAGGGGGCGGTCAGGTGCAGGGGAAGGTGGTCCCAGACCCTGACGACAAAAAGGGCGAGCGCATTTTCGTGGTTCTCCCCCGTGGGAAGACCCCCCTGACGCTCCGGAAGGACCAGATCCTCGACGTGCTGGCCCAACCCTCGCCGCTCGACGGGTACGCGGAGCGACGGGCGAAACTCGCCCCCTCGGCTCAGGCCGATTACGACCTCGGTGTTTGGTGCCAATCGCACGAACTCCCGGATCTGGCCGAGGTCCATTTCGAGGCCGCACTGAAACGCGACCCTGACTTCGCCGACGCCCACCGCAAGCTCGGACACGTCGAGCATGACGGCAAATGGCTGACGGCCGACGAACAGCGGCGGGCGGCGGGGATGGTCCTGCACAAGGGGAAGTGGGTCCTCGCTGAAGAGAAGGCGAAGGACGACGAGCAGGCCCAGAACTCGGCCGGATTCGCCTCCTGGGTGCGTCGGATCAAGGTGCTCGTGCAGGGGACTCAGTCCGAGTCGCCCGACCGCCGCCGCGACAGCATCGACCAACTGATGCAGCTCAGGGATCCGGAGGCCGTCGGCCCGCTGGTCAAGGTTCTGGGCGAGCAGGACCAGGACCTCCGAACCATGTTGGCGCAGGTTCTTGGCGAGATCCCAGGCGACGCCGCCGCCAGGTCCCTTGTGGACATGATCCTGCGCGATCCTGACGACGCCGTCCGCAACGTGGTCGTCGATCGGCTCCGGAAGCGGGAGGAAGCCATCGTTCCCTCGCGGCTGGTCAAGGCGCTCAAGTCGTCGGACGTCTCGGTCATCAACCGTGCGGCCTGGGCGCTGGGGCGTCTGGACGTCTTCTCCTCCGTGCCGAGGCTGCTGGAGGTCCTCGTCACGACGGAGGAGCGGGTCGTTCTGATCCCATCCAGTCGACCGGCCTATCCCGGGTACGGCCAGCCTCCCCTGATCGCCTACAACGGTAGTTCGGCGGCTTACATGACGGGCCCGGTGGTCGGACCGGGAGCCGTGGCGTATGGGGCGTTCGTCGTTCCCAACGTGATCGGTTTCGACCCACTGAACGGCGGGGCGCCGATCAGCGTCGGCGATGGCATGACCTCTGGTGGGGTGTTTGGCGCCGGGGTGGGCGCCGATCGCGGCCCACAGCCGGGAATCGTGTACATTACCTCGCAGAACGTGGAGGTCCGCACCGCGTTGAACAAGCTCACGGGTCAGGACTTCGAATACGACGTCGCCGCGTGGCGGGCGTGGATCTCTCGGTTCTTCAACCCTCGTCCCGACCCCATCCGTCGCGCCCCTCAGCCTTGA
- a CDS encoding NIPSNAP family protein — MRLALTTLLLGFAMTLSAKADEPHRVFELRTYHTPDGKLVDLHKRFRDHTCALLKKHGAELVGFWVPTDDKDAKDKTLIYLVAYPNREAATKTWKAFREDPEWIKAKAESEKNGSLTEKVESVFLAPTDYSAMK, encoded by the coding sequence ATGCGACTCGCCCTGACCACGCTCCTGCTGGGATTCGCCATGACCCTCTCGGCCAAGGCCGACGAGCCCCACCGCGTCTTCGAGCTGCGCACGTATCACACGCCCGACGGCAAGCTCGTCGACCTCCACAAGCGGTTCCGCGACCACACCTGCGCCCTGCTCAAGAAGCACGGGGCCGAATTAGTCGGCTTCTGGGTGCCCACCGACGACAAGGACGCCAAGGACAAGACCCTCATCTATCTCGTCGCGTACCCCAACCGCGAGGCCGCGACCAAGACCTGGAAGGCTTTCCGCGAAGATCCGGAGTGGATCAAGGCCAAGGCCGAGAGCGAGAAGAACGGCTCGCTCACCGAGAAGGTCGAATCCGTCTTCCTGGCCCCCACCGACTACAGCGCCATGAAGTGA
- a CDS encoding uracil-DNA glycosylase, with protein sequence MEVEIDDERDIERIRLIREVRQRLESLARAGVSTLPKSPERPPVPRSAVVEPPREAPPVISAPASPPVVEQPKPAAAPPPPPRPAPPPKQRPVEAPGSLFGAVEFKAPFIEPADRSAALAVIAQEVAACVRCPVLVQNRTQTVFADGSPTARLMFIGEAPGADEDRRGVPFVGKAGQLLTDMITKGMGLRREDVYIANILKCRPPENRDPTPEESSNCFGYLERQIEIVRPEYLCLLGRISATTLLNTALSMSRLRGRWHRVFGVPTIATYHPAYLLRNPAAKKDSWEDLQMLMRAMGLVVPKKKG encoded by the coding sequence ATGGAGGTCGAGATCGACGACGAACGCGACATCGAGCGGATCCGGCTGATCCGCGAGGTTCGCCAACGCCTCGAATCATTGGCAAGGGCCGGGGTCTCCACGCTGCCGAAGTCCCCGGAACGTCCGCCCGTTCCGCGTTCGGCCGTCGTTGAGCCCCCGCGCGAGGCCCCCCCCGTCATCTCCGCCCCTGCCTCTCCACCGGTGGTCGAGCAGCCCAAACCGGCGGCGGCCCCTCCGCCGCCGCCGAGGCCCGCCCCGCCGCCCAAGCAGAGACCGGTCGAAGCCCCGGGCTCCCTTTTCGGCGCCGTCGAATTCAAGGCTCCCTTCATCGAGCCGGCGGATCGTTCGGCGGCCCTGGCGGTGATCGCACAGGAAGTCGCCGCCTGCGTCCGCTGCCCGGTCCTGGTGCAGAACCGAACGCAGACCGTCTTCGCCGATGGATCGCCCACGGCCCGGCTCATGTTCATCGGCGAAGCGCCCGGAGCCGACGAAGATCGCCGCGGCGTCCCGTTCGTCGGCAAGGCGGGCCAACTCCTGACGGACATGATCACCAAGGGGATGGGCCTGCGCCGGGAGGACGTCTACATCGCCAACATCCTCAAATGCCGTCCCCCTGAGAACCGCGACCCCACGCCCGAGGAATCGTCGAACTGCTTCGGGTATCTCGAACGACAGATCGAGATCGTCCGCCCCGAATATCTCTGCTTGTTGGGGAGGATTTCGGCGACGACCCTTCTCAACACGGCTCTGAGCATGAGCCGGCTTCGAGGGCGCTGGCACCGCGTCTTCGGCGTCCCGACGATCGCCACGTACCACCCCGCCTACCTCCTCCGCAACCCTGCGGCGAAGAAGGACTCGTGGGAGGACCTGCAAATGCTCATGAGGGCGATGGGGCTGGTCGTGCCGAAGAAGAAGGGTTGA